One window of the Candidatus Eremiobacteraceae bacterium genome contains the following:
- a CDS encoding ABC transporter permease yields the protein MRRPFDLRGFGAVLYKELIHVVHDPTTLVLALALPLLQLLIFGYAINTRVEHIGTAYLDEDHGQIAVRVLDALRASQDFNLVYEAGSREQLHELIVADKVKIAIDVPPNFSADVIAGRPAQLQVLIDGSDSSIADVALASASSIGSALSAQLDPRLSVTPQLIDVRPRTLFNPSLRSANFLVPGLIGVIMQIITIFLTALAIVGERERGTLDQLLVTPIGSTGLMLGKIVPYAAIGFVDFLGVFAAMLFVFKVPIAGSALLLLVLAIGFLLAALGLGLLVSSVARSQLQAMLMTMGIMLPSILLSGFFFERDAMPWIMQLLGYAIPLTYFLEILRGIILRGAGLAELWPSVTAMLSLGLFLVIVASVRFARTTS from the coding sequence ATGAGGCGTCCGTTCGACCTTCGCGGATTCGGCGCGGTCTTGTACAAGGAACTGATCCACGTCGTCCACGACCCAACGACGCTCGTGCTCGCGCTCGCGCTGCCGCTCCTCCAGCTGCTCATATTCGGTTATGCGATCAACACGCGCGTCGAGCACATCGGCACCGCATATCTCGACGAAGACCACGGTCAGATCGCCGTACGTGTGCTCGACGCCTTGCGTGCGTCGCAGGATTTCAACCTCGTGTACGAGGCTGGATCGCGCGAGCAGCTCCACGAGCTCATCGTCGCCGACAAGGTGAAGATCGCGATCGACGTTCCGCCGAATTTCTCGGCCGACGTCATCGCGGGAAGACCTGCCCAGCTCCAGGTCCTCATCGACGGCTCGGACTCGTCGATCGCAGACGTCGCGCTCGCTTCGGCATCGTCGATCGGCTCGGCGTTGAGCGCTCAGCTCGACCCGCGCTTGAGCGTGACGCCGCAGCTCATCGACGTGCGGCCGAGGACGCTCTTCAATCCGAGCCTGCGCAGCGCGAACTTCCTCGTGCCCGGGCTCATCGGCGTCATCATGCAGATCATCACGATCTTCTTGACGGCGCTCGCGATCGTCGGTGAGCGCGAGCGCGGCACGCTCGACCAGCTGCTCGTGACGCCCATCGGCTCGACCGGTCTCATGCTCGGCAAGATCGTGCCGTACGCCGCGATCGGGTTCGTCGACTTCCTCGGCGTGTTCGCCGCTATGCTGTTCGTATTCAAAGTGCCGATCGCCGGTAGCGCGCTGCTGCTGCTCGTCCTCGCGATCGGGTTCTTGCTCGCGGCGCTCGGCTTGGGTCTGCTCGTCTCGAGCGTCGCACGCTCGCAGCTCCAGGCGATGCTCATGACGATGGGCATCATGCTGCCGTCGATCTTGCTCTCGGGCTTCTTCTTCGAACGCGACGCGATGCCGTGGATCATGCAGCTCCTCGGTTATGCGATTCCGCTGACCTACTTCCTCGAGATCCTCCGCGGCATCATCTTGCGCGGCGCAGGCCTTGCGGAGCTCTGGCCGTCGGTCACCGCGATGCTCTCGCTCGGCTTGTTCCTCGTGATCGTCGCATCGGTCCGCTTCGCCCGCACCACATCATGA
- a CDS encoding transposase, which produces MRFHRTPPRLEDVDYAQDLTYLITFCVADRRAAFSESTIASIATEELRHFRDAGLYYLYGYAVMPDHIHAVMRLRKVGIHLSKVVRTLRAAITIRVRRLIDGFEWQRGYHERIIHGVRECRETVDYVLANPFRAGLVAAHEQYEYSGIVDRWR; this is translated from the coding sequence ATGAGATTTCACAGGACACCACCGCGCCTTGAAGACGTCGACTATGCTCAGGATTTAACGTACCTCATCACATTCTGCGTCGCCGACAGACGCGCGGCGTTTTCTGAGTCAACTATCGCGTCGATCGCGACCGAAGAACTGCGCCACTTTCGCGATGCCGGTTTGTACTATCTCTACGGATACGCCGTTATGCCCGACCACATTCACGCGGTCATGCGTCTGCGAAAGGTCGGCATCCACCTATCGAAGGTTGTCAGAACGCTGCGCGCCGCCATCACGATACGAGTTCGCAGACTTATCGATGGATTCGAGTGGCAGCGCGGCTATCACGAGCGGATCATACACGGTGTGAGAGAATGCCGAGAAACGGTCGACTACGTTCTTGCGAACCCTTTCCGGGCCGGCCTCGTAGCAGCTCACGAACAGTACGAATACTCAGGGATTGTCGATCGTTGGCGTTGA
- a CDS encoding efflux RND transporter permease subunit, with protein MSIARFAVTRRVAVTMLSAAIVVLGIFAAPRLPVALLPSFAPPVVFVTVLYTNASPETIESTVTRPIENAVSRVSGIDILESTSAPGVSSVRIQFDYGTNIDVAAVDVQQQVARIRASLPNDPALQEPQIIKADPNALPILTLEVTDPARTQRDLSDIINNQLSDELASVHGVGSVSVSGAAQRAIMVQPDEHKLAAIGLTLTDVMNRISNENVDIPAGIIQIGPEEYGIRTSALYKSAADVGDTVIAVQAGSAIRLKDIASVSDSIQEQRVFSRLNGQQSVLLNITAQPDANIVAVANELSAKFADIHKSYPQMHFETMLDQREFILSALASLEHTAIYGAVLAVLIILLFLHSWRSTVIVAVSLPVSILGTLFVAYLLHESLNVMTLGGVALGVGLIVDDAVVVIENISRFLRAGNAPVAAAEKATTQIFTAVLASSITVITVFFPLMLIPGLQGLIFTPFAIVVMSAVGISLLVAVTAVPMLSASILRRRDTAADGDDGRRTFGARFDHGYARFEDTYRRALGFCLDRPRAVLGCAIGLFVIALGSLLAGVVQTEIFPASDSRFVSIGLQTPNGDALARTDAVSRVIESALRKDPRVVAVGSTVGQTGFTSARPITNRATLQVTLQPGTSASAAASFVHEWNAKLSGRSSDPKLRAALAGSIVRGQTIDIVQRQISQGQTALEVELFGPDINRLQALSNDAMSRLAQIPGVGQPDTNVTEAQPEVDVAIDRTKAMMSGLGTGDLAGFIDTATNGSTASFFQVNGIQYPIIVQLPAAQRRSFNALGQLELPAGAANGSGGTTSAGGSSNPGVYDPTGANPVGSGSQAQSNGLTLGSVAALSQGFGPSAISRLNRQRNIEIQAPISGRPLGPILKDAAVVMDGMHLPDGYRWQYGPEIVQGQNSFSGMYLAVGLAILLIYMLLAAQFESYVDPLIIMTSIPLSLVGIISSLLITNRAFGLTAFIGSLMLVGIAVKNAILVVEFTRQLREEGLSARDALMRAGPMRLRPILMTMFATCGGMLPLAFGIEAGSSTQAPLATVVIGGLVTSTFLSLLVVPTLYLAVANRSGGRFVNRRLMATTPTLEREDTIELVGTDAGD; from the coding sequence ATGTCCATCGCTCGTTTCGCCGTCACGCGCAGGGTCGCGGTGACGATGCTCTCGGCTGCGATCGTCGTCCTCGGCATCTTCGCAGCTCCACGCTTGCCAGTCGCGCTGTTGCCGTCGTTCGCACCCCCGGTCGTATTCGTCACCGTTCTGTACACGAATGCATCGCCGGAGACGATCGAGTCGACCGTGACGCGGCCGATCGAGAACGCGGTGAGCCGGGTGTCCGGCATCGACATCCTCGAGTCGACCTCGGCGCCGGGCGTCTCGAGCGTACGCATCCAGTTCGACTACGGCACGAACATCGACGTCGCCGCCGTCGACGTCCAGCAGCAGGTGGCACGCATCCGCGCGTCGCTGCCGAACGACCCTGCGCTGCAAGAGCCGCAGATCATCAAGGCGGATCCGAACGCCCTGCCGATACTCACGCTCGAAGTGACGGATCCCGCGCGCACGCAGCGCGACCTCTCCGACATCATCAACAACCAGCTCTCCGACGAGCTCGCCTCGGTCCATGGCGTCGGCAGCGTCAGCGTCTCCGGCGCGGCGCAGCGCGCGATCATGGTGCAGCCCGACGAGCACAAGCTCGCTGCGATCGGACTGACGCTCACGGACGTCATGAACCGCATCTCGAACGAGAATGTCGACATTCCCGCCGGCATCATCCAGATCGGGCCGGAGGAATACGGCATCCGCACGAGCGCGCTTTACAAATCCGCCGCCGACGTCGGCGATACGGTCATCGCGGTCCAAGCCGGATCGGCGATACGGCTCAAGGACATCGCGAGCGTCTCGGACAGCATCCAAGAACAGCGCGTCTTCTCCCGACTCAACGGTCAGCAGTCGGTGCTCCTCAACATCACGGCACAACCCGACGCGAACATCGTCGCCGTCGCCAACGAGCTGTCGGCGAAGTTCGCGGACATCCACAAGTCGTATCCGCAGATGCACTTCGAGACGATGCTCGATCAGCGCGAATTCATCTTGAGCGCGCTCGCATCGCTCGAGCACACGGCGATCTACGGTGCGGTGCTCGCTGTGCTCATCATCCTCTTGTTCCTGCACTCTTGGCGGTCGACGGTCATCGTCGCCGTATCGCTGCCGGTCTCGATCCTCGGCACGCTCTTCGTCGCATACCTCCTCCATGAGTCGCTCAACGTCATGACCCTCGGCGGCGTCGCGCTCGGCGTCGGCCTCATCGTCGACGATGCCGTCGTCGTCATCGAGAACATCTCGCGTTTCCTGCGCGCGGGAAACGCGCCGGTCGCGGCGGCGGAAAAGGCGACGACGCAGATCTTCACGGCGGTCCTCGCATCGTCGATCACGGTCATCACCGTGTTCTTCCCGCTCATGCTCATCCCCGGATTGCAGGGGCTCATCTTCACCCCGTTCGCGATCGTCGTCATGAGCGCGGTCGGTATCTCGCTTCTCGTCGCCGTCACCGCGGTGCCGATGCTTTCCGCCAGCATCCTCCGCCGTCGCGATACGGCGGCAGACGGCGATGATGGACGCCGCACCTTCGGCGCGCGATTCGACCACGGATATGCGCGGTTCGAGGATACCTACAGGCGCGCGCTCGGCTTCTGCCTCGATCGGCCGCGTGCGGTGCTCGGCTGTGCGATCGGCTTGTTCGTCATAGCGCTCGGCTCGCTGCTCGCGGGCGTCGTGCAGACGGAGATCTTCCCGGCGTCCGACTCACGCTTCGTCTCCATCGGGCTGCAGACGCCCAACGGCGATGCGCTCGCGCGCACCGATGCCGTTTCTCGCGTCATCGAGTCGGCGTTGCGCAAAGATCCACGCGTCGTCGCGGTCGGGTCCACCGTTGGCCAGACCGGCTTCACGTCGGCTCGCCCGATCACGAACCGTGCGACGCTGCAGGTAACGCTGCAGCCCGGAACGAGCGCAAGCGCGGCGGCGTCATTCGTCCACGAGTGGAACGCGAAGCTTTCCGGCAGGAGCTCGGATCCGAAGCTCCGCGCCGCGCTTGCCGGATCTATCGTCCGCGGTCAGACCATCGACATCGTCCAGCGCCAGATATCGCAGGGTCAGACCGCGCTCGAGGTCGAGTTGTTCGGACCGGACATCAACAGACTACAGGCGCTTTCGAACGACGCGATGTCGCGACTCGCGCAGATACCCGGCGTCGGTCAACCCGACACGAATGTGACCGAAGCGCAGCCGGAGGTCGATGTCGCGATCGATCGCACGAAGGCGATGATGTCCGGGCTCGGCACGGGCGACCTCGCCGGCTTCATCGATACGGCGACGAATGGTTCGACGGCCTCTTTCTTCCAGGTCAACGGCATCCAATATCCGATCATCGTGCAACTGCCCGCGGCGCAGCGGCGCTCGTTCAACGCGCTGGGTCAACTCGAGCTGCCGGCCGGTGCCGCGAACGGCTCAGGTGGGACCACGTCGGCCGGCGGTTCTTCGAATCCGGGTGTGTACGATCCGACCGGCGCAAACCCGGTCGGGAGCGGATCGCAAGCGCAGTCGAACGGTCTGACGCTGGGCAGCGTCGCGGCTCTTTCGCAAGGCTTCGGCCCGTCTGCGATCAGCCGTCTGAACCGTCAACGGAATATCGAGATCCAAGCGCCTATCTCGGGAAGGCCGCTCGGGCCGATTCTCAAAGACGCGGCGGTCGTCATGGACGGCATGCACCTGCCCGACGGCTATCGCTGGCAATATGGCCCTGAGATCGTCCAGGGTCAGAACAGCTTCAGCGGGATGTACTTGGCGGTCGGCCTCGCGATACTCCTCATCTATATGCTGCTCGCCGCGCAGTTCGAGTCGTACGTCGATCCGCTCATCATCATGACATCGATCCCGTTGTCGCTCGTGGGCATCATCAGTTCGCTGCTCATCACGAATCGCGCCTTCGGCCTCACCGCATTCATCGGTTCGCTCATGCTCGTCGGCATCGCGGTGAAGAACGCGATCCTCGTCGTCGAATTCACGCGCCAGCTGCGAGAAGAGGGTCTGTCCGCTCGCGACGCCCTTATGCGCGCGGGGCCGATGCGATTGCGGCCCATCCTCATGACGATGTTCGCGACCTGCGGCGGCATGCTGCCGCTTGCGTTCGGCATCGAGGCAGGCAGTTCGACGCAAGCACCGCTCGCGACCGTCGTCATCGGCGGACTCGTCACGTCGACGTTCCTCTCGTTGCTCGTCGTCCCGACGCTTTACCTCGCCGTCGCAAACCGCTCCGGCGGCCGTTTCGTCAACCGTCGCCTTATGGCGACCACGCCGACCCTCGAACGCGAGGACACGATCGAGCTCGTCGGCACCGACGCCGGCGACTAA